One Spirochaeta africana DSM 8902 genomic window carries:
- a CDS encoding argininosuccinate synthase, with protein sequence MSQSTREIKKIVLAYSGGLDTSIIIPWLQERYNGAEIIGVCTNVGQDEDWDAMEQKALASGASKLHVLDVRQEFAEDFLWPMLRAGAIYEGKYLLGTSIARPLQAAKQVEIALEEGADAVAHGCTGKGNDQVRFELTYKALAPHLEIIAPWRTWNITSREQAIEYAQQHNIPIGNISKKNIYSRDWNIWHMSHEGGELENTWESPRDEMFILSKSPKEAPDQETELVLDFEKGFPTGINGEKMEPLKMLDYLNRIGGENGIGRADIVETRLVGMKSRGVYETPAGTILHKALRELEMITMDFETLGMKNQLALKYAEQVYAGKWFTHFRESMDAYMETSMQYATGSVRVVLYKGSVTVVGRKSPYSLYLEDLASFGESAYDHSDATGFINLYGLATGVQAMVHERKLPNKGPAREMRAMAGFHEK encoded by the coding sequence ATGAGTCAATCAACCCGCGAAATCAAGAAGATAGTCCTGGCCTATTCGGGAGGGCTGGATACCTCGATCATCATCCCCTGGCTCCAGGAGCGCTACAATGGCGCCGAGATCATCGGTGTCTGCACCAATGTCGGTCAGGACGAAGACTGGGATGCCATGGAGCAGAAAGCCCTGGCCAGCGGCGCCAGCAAGCTGCATGTGCTGGATGTACGCCAGGAATTCGCCGAGGACTTCCTCTGGCCGATGCTGCGCGCCGGAGCCATCTACGAAGGCAAGTACCTGCTTGGCACCAGTATTGCCCGTCCGCTGCAGGCCGCCAAGCAGGTCGAGATCGCCCTCGAGGAAGGCGCCGATGCGGTTGCGCACGGCTGTACCGGTAAGGGCAACGACCAGGTCCGCTTCGAGCTTACCTACAAAGCACTGGCCCCCCACCTGGAGATTATTGCCCCCTGGCGCACCTGGAACATCACCAGCCGTGAACAGGCCATCGAGTACGCCCAGCAGCACAACATCCCGATCGGCAACATTTCCAAGAAGAACATCTACAGCCGCGACTGGAACATCTGGCATATGAGCCACGAGGGCGGCGAGCTGGAGAATACCTGGGAAAGCCCGCGTGACGAGATGTTCATCCTCAGCAAGAGCCCGAAAGAAGCCCCGGACCAGGAAACCGAGCTGGTGCTGGACTTCGAGAAGGGCTTCCCGACCGGCATTAACGGTGAAAAGATGGAACCGCTCAAGATGCTGGATTACCTGAACAGGATTGGCGGAGAAAACGGTATCGGGCGAGCCGACATAGTAGAAACCCGTCTGGTCGGCATGAAAAGCCGCGGCGTCTACGAAACCCCGGCAGGCACCATCCTGCACAAGGCCCTGCGCGAGCTGGAGATGATCACCATGGACTTTGAAACCCTGGGCATGAAAAACCAGCTGGCCCTTAAATACGCCGAGCAGGTCTACGCCGGCAAATGGTTTACCCATTTTCGCGAATCCATGGATGCCTACATGGAGACCTCGATGCAGTATGCCACCGGTTCTGTACGGGTAGTGCTGTACAAGGGCAGCGTAACCGTGGTTGGCCGCAAATCCCCCTACTCGTTGTACCTCGAGGATCTTGCCAGCTTTGGCGAAAGCGCATACGATCACTCCGATGCCACCGGCTTTATCAATCTGTATGGTCTGGCAACCGGGGTTCAGGCAATGGTGCATGAGCGCAAGCTGCCCAACAAGGGCCCGGCACGCGAGATGCGAGCCATGGCCGGATTCCACGAGAAATAA
- a CDS encoding aspartate aminotransferase family protein, with translation MAHFNTTSFIHEPPFPRNYGSEFLLLDRGKGSYLYDTMGKRYLDFGSGIAVNSLGYGRKDLARIAARQMKRLIHVSNLYATEPAVSLAQRIIQDIQAVIPEKQYQAVHFGNSGTEAIEGALKYARRYSANRQGSDHTGFIAFSNSFHGRTMGALSVTSSEKYRAPFAPLIPGVRHLPYNEPEALRAALQEDGKVAGIILEVLQGEGGLNMASPSFISAIQQEAAERDIPIIVDEVQSGLGRTGRLLASPACGLKPDIICLSKPLAGGLPLSATVITDRINVEIQPGDHGSTFGGGPVTTAVALEVWSIINNQAFLSGVRTRAAALEGELRKLAADFDCCGTLRGEGMLLGVPVNLPQDERSNPIKEILDICREHGLLVLRSGENIIRIAPPLTISEKEIRQGVQILRQAITQLHNAKRSS, from the coding sequence TTGGCACATTTTAATACGACCAGCTTTATCCATGAACCACCATTCCCGCGCAACTACGGCAGCGAGTTTCTGCTACTGGATCGCGGCAAAGGATCGTATCTCTACGACACCATGGGCAAGCGATATCTCGACTTCGGATCGGGCATTGCAGTGAACTCGCTGGGGTACGGCCGCAAGGATCTTGCCCGGATCGCCGCGCGGCAGATGAAGCGCCTGATCCATGTCTCGAATCTCTACGCCACCGAGCCGGCGGTTTCGCTGGCACAACGGATTATCCAGGACATTCAGGCGGTCATACCGGAGAAGCAGTATCAGGCAGTACATTTCGGCAACAGCGGCACCGAGGCCATCGAAGGCGCGCTGAAGTACGCACGCCGTTACTCGGCCAACCGCCAGGGCAGTGATCACACCGGCTTTATTGCCTTCAGCAACAGTTTCCATGGACGGACTATGGGAGCCTTGTCGGTTACCAGCAGCGAAAAATATCGCGCCCCGTTCGCGCCGCTGATACCCGGGGTACGACACCTGCCATACAACGAGCCCGAGGCATTGCGCGCCGCCCTGCAGGAGGATGGCAAGGTTGCCGGGATTATTCTGGAGGTGCTGCAGGGTGAAGGCGGCCTGAACATGGCTTCTCCCTCGTTCATCAGCGCCATCCAGCAGGAAGCAGCTGAACGCGACATCCCGATTATTGTGGATGAGGTACAGAGCGGACTGGGCAGAACCGGACGACTGCTTGCCTCGCCGGCGTGCGGCCTGAAACCGGACATCATCTGCCTGAGCAAGCCCCTTGCCGGCGGGCTGCCGCTGTCAGCGACCGTGATCACCGACCGCATCAACGTCGAGATACAGCCGGGCGACCACGGCAGCACCTTTGGCGGCGGACCGGTTACCACCGCAGTAGCACTGGAGGTCTGGTCCATTATCAATAACCAGGCATTCCTGTCCGGGGTACGCACCCGGGCTGCGGCACTGGAGGGCGAGCTGCGCAAACTGGCCGCAGACTTTGACTGCTGTGGCACACTGCGCGGCGAGGGCATGCTGCTGGGGGTGCCGGTCAACCTGCCGCAGGATGAACGCAGCAATCCGATCAAGGAAATTCTAGACATCTGCCGTGAGCACGGGCTGCTGGTTCTGCGCTCCGGTGAGAACATCATCAGGATTGCGCCGCCACTCACTATATCTGAAAAAGAAATCCGCCAGGGCGTACAGATACTGCGCCAGGCGATCACCCAACTGCATAACGCCAAAAGGAGTTCATAA
- the argB gene encoding acetylglutamate kinase, translated as MQPPAELAREFPCIVVKIGGRPTTELACMHALADDLGELMQAGIRVAVVHGGGARVTLLSERLGVTARFTEGVRVTGRDDMLIADQVLAGEMNTELVRLLFSRSIRSVGLTGCDAGLCIGTPVAEHTGTVASTDPSVLHALWQADLLPVIASVSQDKDGNPLNINADELARAVAAGLAASALVYISDIPGIRMYGTVSRRLNSSEIEAGINDGQIVGGMVAKTRAALAGLQQGIGTVCIGDYAVRGDLAELLKGQRGTHIGTF; from the coding sequence ATGCAACCACCAGCAGAACTTGCCAGGGAGTTTCCCTGTATTGTAGTAAAGATTGGCGGTCGCCCGACAACCGAGCTTGCCTGTATGCACGCGCTCGCCGACGATCTGGGAGAGCTGATGCAGGCCGGCATCAGGGTAGCCGTGGTGCATGGCGGCGGTGCCAGGGTAACCCTGTTATCCGAGCGACTCGGGGTAACCGCACGCTTTACCGAGGGCGTACGCGTGACCGGTCGGGACGACATGCTGATTGCCGACCAGGTGCTTGCCGGGGAGATGAACACCGAACTGGTGCGCCTGCTGTTTTCGCGCAGCATTCGGAGCGTCGGGCTGACCGGCTGCGATGCGGGACTGTGCATCGGAACCCCGGTAGCAGAACACACCGGCACCGTCGCCTCGACCGATCCATCGGTTCTGCATGCCCTCTGGCAGGCCGACCTGCTTCCGGTGATTGCCTCGGTCAGCCAGGACAAGGACGGCAATCCGCTCAACATCAATGCCGATGAGCTGGCCCGAGCCGTAGCGGCCGGGCTGGCAGCATCCGCCCTGGTGTATATCTCCGACATTCCCGGGATCCGCATGTATGGCACGGTATCCCGGCGCCTGAATTCAAGCGAGATTGAGGCCGGCATCAACGATGGGCAGATCGTCGGCGGGATGGTCGCCAAAACCAGGGCGGCCCTGGCCGGATTGCAGCAAGGGATTGGCACGGTCTGCATCGGCGACTATGCTGTACGCGGAGATCTGGCTGAGCTCTTGAAGGGGCAAAGGGGGACGCACATTGGCACATTTTAA
- a CDS encoding N-acetyl-gamma-glutamyl-phosphate reductase: protein MHAAIVGANGYAGMVLMRILLQHPEIKQVIPASRSLAGTGVQEYDPGLPAGSTALSAVAGRFVAPDSIMDYQPDAVFSALPHLVSADLCADLIGKVPLFDLSADFRLRSDDRFLAAYGQPRPQPDLQDRAAYGLVEWYRPELQQAELVACPGCYPTAVLLPLIPLLRHRMIQGTIVVNAMSGITGAGKKAATRLIFAERSENMEPYLAGRSHRHWNEIEQEIQRFWAAEENTDGASDSHDPHKAAEETANSSTPQLLFTPHLIPAKQGMLATTTIELSPQAPRDESALRQIIAEAYSDAPLVEVLPAGELPQTRSVRGTGRCRIGLQLEGDHLLLFSVIDNLYKGAAAQAVQAMNVRFGFPEDLGIPVAGEV, encoded by the coding sequence ATGCACGCAGCCATCGTAGGAGCAAACGGCTATGCCGGCATGGTGCTGATGCGCATCCTGCTGCAGCACCCCGAGATCAAGCAGGTAATCCCGGCATCACGCAGCCTGGCGGGAACCGGGGTCCAGGAGTACGATCCGGGCCTGCCAGCCGGAAGCACCGCACTGAGCGCCGTTGCAGGTCGCTTCGTCGCACCCGACAGTATAATGGATTACCAACCCGACGCAGTGTTTTCCGCACTGCCGCACCTGGTCTCTGCCGATCTCTGTGCTGACCTTATCGGCAAGGTCCCCCTGTTTGATCTCTCTGCGGACTTCCGCCTGCGCAGCGACGATCGTTTCCTGGCTGCCTACGGACAGCCGCGACCGCAGCCCGACCTGCAGGATCGCGCCGCCTACGGGCTGGTGGAGTGGTACCGCCCGGAACTGCAGCAGGCCGAACTGGTAGCCTGTCCCGGCTGCTACCCGACCGCGGTGCTGCTCCCGCTGATTCCATTGCTGCGTCACCGTATGATCCAGGGCACAATTGTGGTAAACGCGATGTCCGGCATCACCGGTGCAGGAAAGAAGGCTGCCACCAGACTGATTTTCGCCGAACGCAGCGAGAACATGGAGCCGTACCTGGCCGGGCGATCGCATCGTCACTGGAACGAGATTGAACAGGAAATCCAGCGGTTCTGGGCAGCCGAGGAAAACACGGACGGCGCATCCGACTCACATGACCCCCACAAGGCAGCCGAGGAAACCGCAAACAGTTCAACACCGCAACTGCTGTTTACCCCGCACCTGATCCCGGCAAAACAAGGCATGCTGGCAACAACCACTATCGAGCTGAGCCCGCAGGCACCACGTGACGAGTCGGCACTGCGTCAGATCATCGCCGAGGCATACAGCGATGCCCCGCTGGTAGAGGTGCTGCCCGCCGGCGAACTGCCGCAGACCCGGTCGGTTCGCGGCACCGGTCGCTGCCGGATCGGCCTGCAGCTGGAGGGCGACCATCTGTTGCTGTTCTCGGTTATCGACAATCTGTACAAAGGCGCCGCAGCCCAGGCTGTTCAGGCCATGAATGTACGGTTCGGGTTCCCGGAGGATCTGGGGATACCGGTCGCCGGAGAGGTATAG
- a CDS encoding arginine repressor, which produces MKERTLRLRAIKKLIRAHRIRSQEVLLTQLQNEGFQVTQATLSRDLKYLKVGKVSEGDEGYFYALPSDDDRRESERHHIQDFLRGYISLEFSRPVGVIRTLTGHANSVAIALDSLHLEGLIGTIAGDDAVLVVLAENITGEQFLETLRTRIPEFEE; this is translated from the coding sequence ATGAAAGAGCGAACCCTGCGTCTGCGCGCCATCAAGAAACTGATTCGCGCACATCGCATCCGCAGCCAGGAAGTGCTGCTGACACAACTGCAAAACGAGGGCTTCCAGGTTACCCAGGCAACCCTTTCCCGGGACCTGAAATACCTCAAGGTTGGCAAGGTTTCCGAAGGCGATGAGGGCTACTTTTATGCCCTGCCCAGCGACGATGACCGCCGCGAGAGCGAACGGCATCATATCCAGGACTTCCTGCGCGGCTATATCTCGCTGGAGTTCTCGCGCCCGGTCGGGGTAATCCGCACTCTGACCGGCCATGCCAACAGCGTAGCAATAGCCCTGGACAGCCTTCATCTTGAGGGGTTGATCGGAACCATTGCCGGCGACGACGCCGTGCTGGTGGTGCTGGCCGAAAACATTACCGGCGAGCAGTTTCTGGAAACCCTGCGCACACGCATACCGGAATTCGAGGAGTAA
- a CDS encoding DUF342 domain-containing protein produces MSAVSHNPAHGDAVFLVEVSEDGLTATGEFRPAVGSGNPLDIEYVEDVLFQRDVSHNIDWFAIHKAIDSCNTTHSIINDVVIARGTPPEPQIPERLVVEPRFRRRQPVPGAVDKQTGAIDLRERHLLVVVQQGEQVARRIPPQEGKEGVSVSGVPIPVPVPKVAQPETGENVEEHDGVVTALVGGRLLFDDRLIEVHETLTLSDGVGYHTGHIRFPGHCVLGGAVRPGFRIRLGGSLHIKETVDVTEIYAEQQIVCDGGLLGHGEGVVRAKGRIRARFIENVTVESHKAVYIKQSCLYGKVRTLDRIVLGDKSRVVASELVAAHGVYAFSLGNEQGARVNVWAGINFVVERKIENLRRQVERLTLRITRLRTHLEGHENERARQRCQELEDQRSELQQKIGDLLGSLDSSEKAVVAVKDRIYPGTVVHICRAHFVVTEPLKGVEFRLNARAGVIEHAPLERGTFPKLQELEGD; encoded by the coding sequence ATGTCAGCTGTATCACACAACCCTGCACACGGCGATGCGGTTTTTCTGGTGGAGGTCTCGGAAGATGGACTTACTGCTACGGGTGAGTTTCGCCCGGCGGTCGGCAGCGGCAATCCCCTGGATATAGAGTACGTTGAGGATGTGCTGTTCCAGCGGGATGTTTCCCATAACATCGACTGGTTTGCAATCCACAAGGCTATCGACAGCTGCAACACTACGCACTCCATTATCAATGATGTGGTGATTGCCCGGGGAACGCCGCCTGAGCCGCAGATCCCCGAGCGGCTGGTGGTCGAGCCAAGGTTTCGCCGACGCCAGCCGGTTCCCGGTGCTGTCGACAAGCAGACCGGGGCAATCGATCTGCGTGAGCGTCACTTGCTGGTGGTTGTCCAGCAGGGTGAGCAGGTTGCTCGTCGCATACCCCCGCAGGAGGGCAAGGAAGGGGTGTCGGTGTCCGGGGTGCCGATCCCGGTTCCGGTCCCCAAGGTTGCCCAGCCGGAGACGGGCGAGAATGTGGAGGAACACGATGGGGTGGTAACCGCCCTGGTGGGTGGTCGTTTACTGTTCGATGACCGCCTGATCGAGGTGCATGAGACCCTGACCCTGTCGGACGGGGTCGGGTACCACACCGGCCATATCCGTTTTCCGGGGCATTGCGTCCTTGGCGGTGCGGTGCGGCCGGGGTTCAGGATCCGGCTGGGCGGAAGCCTGCATATAAAAGAGACAGTTGATGTAACCGAGATCTATGCCGAGCAGCAGATCGTCTGCGACGGCGGTCTGCTTGGGCATGGCGAGGGGGTAGTGCGTGCCAAGGGTCGCATCCGGGCCCGCTTTATCGAGAATGTTACCGTCGAGTCACACAAAGCGGTCTATATCAAACAGAGTTGCCTGTACGGCAAGGTGCGCACACTGGACCGGATTGTTCTGGGCGATAAATCCCGGGTGGTTGCCAGTGAACTGGTTGCAGCCCATGGGGTGTACGCGTTTTCGCTGGGAAACGAGCAGGGTGCTCGGGTGAATGTATGGGCCGGGATCAACTTTGTAGTGGAGCGCAAGATAGAGAACCTGCGTCGTCAGGTTGAACGCCTGACCCTGCGCATCACCCGCCTGCGTACCCACCTGGAGGGGCATGAAAATGAACGGGCCCGTCAGCGCTGTCAGGAGCTGGAGGACCAGCGCAGCGAACTGCAGCAGAAAATCGGGGATCTGCTTGGCTCGCTGGACAGCAGCGAGAAGGCGGTGGTGGCGGTAAAGGACAGGATTTACCCGGGTACGGTTGTCCATATCTGTCGTGCCCATTTTGTGGTTACCGAACCCCTGAAGGGGGTGGAGTTCCGGCTCAATGCCCGGGCAGGGGTGATCGAGCATGCCCCGCTGGAACGCGGTACCTTTCCCAAGCTCCAGGAGCTTGAGGGGGACTGA
- a CDS encoding glucose-6-phosphate dehydrogenase assembly protein OpcA, which translates to MSKLFVPEKIETELHRLQMEASPYGARATLFNLVVFTRDDSQHQAERIYSGMFGKRTARIIHINRTSAEQSRVMVSARCLEDGARESICFQEVLIECGRDELGAAPGAWIPLLLRDIPVFVLWLDRVVGNEDIIAGAVEHADKIIFDSDFLCGGREPIGELLRVYLEQVVESGVLLADLSWKRGLPLRKLTAWAFNHDATLPLLDEIAGVRVEGGQCATVQLYFLWLAERLNWQLQGSGFVLPDGRNIPAEHHTPGTLADGIEIRLELRNGEEISLSGGASGCGEIDIPGIRSLPRVFHAPESGQLLQEETDYLYGDPTYRAALNKLYDHH; encoded by the coding sequence ATGAGCAAACTCTTTGTACCCGAGAAAATTGAAACCGAACTGCATCGCCTGCAGATGGAGGCCTCGCCATACGGGGCCCGGGCTACCCTGTTCAATCTGGTAGTGTTTACCCGCGACGACTCACAGCATCAGGCCGAGCGCATCTACTCCGGAATGTTCGGCAAACGCACCGCCCGGATTATCCACATCAATCGAACCTCGGCAGAGCAGAGCCGGGTGATGGTCTCGGCACGCTGCCTGGAGGACGGAGCCCGCGAGTCAATCTGTTTTCAGGAGGTGCTGATAGAGTGCGGTCGCGATGAACTGGGCGCAGCCCCCGGGGCCTGGATACCCCTGCTGCTGCGCGACATCCCGGTCTTTGTACTCTGGCTCGATCGGGTCGTCGGCAACGAAGACATTATCGCCGGTGCCGTTGAGCATGCCGACAAGATCATCTTTGACAGCGACTTCCTGTGTGGAGGGCGCGAGCCTATCGGTGAACTGCTGCGGGTGTATCTGGAGCAGGTGGTCGAGTCCGGCGTACTGCTGGCAGACCTCTCCTGGAAACGCGGCCTGCCGCTGCGCAAGCTGACAGCCTGGGCATTCAATCACGATGCCACCCTGCCGCTGCTCGATGAGATTGCTGGCGTCAGGGTAGAAGGCGGTCAGTGTGCAACGGTGCAACTGTACTTTCTCTGGCTTGCCGAGAGACTGAACTGGCAGCTCCAGGGCAGCGGGTTCGTACTGCCGGATGGCCGGAACATACCAGCCGAGCACCATACCCCCGGCACCCTTGCAGACGGCATAGAAATCCGGCTGGAGCTGCGCAACGGCGAGGAGATATCCCTGTCCGGAGGCGCCTCAGGCTGCGGCGAGATTGACATACCCGGCATTCGCAGCCTGCCGCGGGTGTTTCATGCCCCGGAATCCGGGCAACTGCTTCAGGAAGAAACCGATTATCTGTATGGTGATCCGACCTATCGGGCCGCCCTGAACAAGCTCTACGACCATCATTGA
- the zwf gene encoding glucose-6-phosphate dehydrogenase, whose translation MKLNPLMQGIETHHDTKPFVLFIFGVTGDLTRRKLMPAMYNLYRKGFLTRFRIVGFARRPWSTEYFREQGMQMLEGQPGSADLKQQFIASLEYLQSTFEDPAGYERIESFCDGFRHRLFYLSTPPASYQEIITQLGKHGYGDNPRGFSRIIIEKPFGRDLASARELNQLLSRYFSEPQIFRIDHYLGKETVQNIMMLRFGNAIFEPLWNRHHIDHVQITVGESLGVGTRANYYDKSGALRDMVQNHLFQLLSLTAMEPPSSLTAEGVRGEKVKVLQALRPITYKDVNQYTVRARYTAGFSEGEAAPGYLDEDGVPPDSTTETYTALELYLDTWRWSGVPFFLRTGKRLARKVTEIAVHFKTPPLSLFTPDLPEQAQNVLVIRIQPGEGITLHMNAKIPGHENAMRPVNMDFSYGSSFGIPAPEAYERLILDAILGEATLYTRRDEIEAGWKFVTRILSGWEKMETPVVGYPAGSTGPELAKLMIGRHNRRWRKL comes from the coding sequence ATGAAACTCAATCCGCTGATGCAAGGTATCGAAACCCACCACGACACCAAGCCATTCGTACTGTTCATCTTCGGGGTTACCGGCGATCTGACCCGGCGCAAACTGATGCCAGCCATGTACAATCTCTACCGCAAGGGGTTCCTCACCCGCTTCCGGATTGTCGGGTTTGCCCGCCGACCATGGAGCACAGAATATTTCCGGGAGCAAGGCATGCAGATGCTGGAAGGCCAGCCAGGAAGCGCAGATCTCAAGCAGCAGTTCATTGCCAGCCTGGAGTATCTCCAGTCCACCTTCGAGGATCCGGCCGGCTATGAACGTATCGAATCATTCTGCGACGGATTCCGGCATCGCCTGTTCTACCTCTCGACACCGCCGGCCTCCTATCAGGAGATAATCACCCAGCTTGGCAAACACGGCTATGGTGACAATCCGCGGGGATTCAGCCGGATCATTATCGAGAAGCCCTTCGGGCGGGATCTCGCCTCGGCCCGTGAACTGAATCAGCTGCTGTCGCGTTATTTCTCCGAGCCGCAGATCTTTCGTATCGACCACTATCTGGGTAAGGAAACCGTACAGAATATTATGATGCTGCGGTTCGGTAACGCAATCTTTGAGCCATTGTGGAACCGGCACCACATCGATCATGTCCAGATAACCGTCGGTGAGAGCCTGGGAGTAGGAACCAGGGCAAACTACTATGATAAGTCAGGTGCACTGCGCGACATGGTGCAGAATCACCTGTTTCAGCTGCTGAGCCTGACCGCCATGGAGCCGCCATCATCGCTGACCGCAGAAGGGGTGCGCGGCGAAAAAGTAAAGGTGCTGCAGGCCCTGCGGCCAATAACCTACAAGGATGTAAATCAGTACACCGTCCGGGCCCGCTACACCGCCGGATTCTCGGAGGGCGAGGCCGCACCGGGATATCTGGACGAAGACGGGGTGCCGCCGGACTCCACCACCGAAACCTACACCGCCCTGGAGCTGTACCTGGATACCTGGCGCTGGTCAGGGGTACCGTTCTTCCTGCGCACCGGCAAGCGCCTGGCTCGCAAGGTAACCGAGATAGCAGTGCACTTTAAAACGCCGCCCCTTTCGCTGTTTACCCCCGATCTGCCGGAGCAGGCCCAGAACGTACTGGTGATCCGCATTCAGCCGGGTGAAGGGATTACCCTGCACATGAACGCCAAGATCCCCGGCCACGAGAATGCCATGCGTCCGGTAAACATGGACTTTTCCTACGGGTCGTCGTTCGGTATCCCTGCGCCGGAAGCCTATGAACGGTTGATCCTGGATGCCATCCTGGGCGAAGCCACCCTGTACACCCGCCGTGACGAGATCGAGGCCGGTTGGAAATTTGTTACCAGAATCCTTAGTGGCTGGGAAAAGATGGAGACCCCGGTAGTCGGCTATCCGGCCGGATCTACCGGCCCCGAACTGGCCAAGCTGATGATCGGCCGCCACAACCGCCGCTGGAGGAAGCTATGA
- the groL gene encoding chaperonin GroEL (60 kDa chaperone family; promotes refolding of misfolded polypeptides especially under stressful conditions; forms two stacked rings of heptamers to form a barrel-shaped 14mer; ends can be capped by GroES; misfolded proteins enter the barrel where they are refolded when GroES binds), whose protein sequence is MAKQLKFDEDARRALLRGVEKLSSAVKVTLGPRGRNVLLDKKFGAPTVTKDGVSVAKEIELEDAFENMGAQLVKEVASKTNDVAGDGTTTATVLAHSIVVEGLKRVAAGINPMSLKRGIDAAVVDAVAEIKKLKKDIKDKEEIAQVAAISANNDKEIGQEIAGAMEKVGKDGVITVEESKTIETTTDFVEGMQFDRGYLSPYFATNRDNMTTTFDDPYILIYDKKISNMKELLPVLEKVAQANKALLIIAEDVDGEALATLVVNTIRGTLQAVAVKAPGFGDRRKAMLEDIAILTGGQVISEELGLKLENADLNMLGRAKRVKVDKENTTLINGEGKAADIKDRIAQIKAQIDATESDYDREKLQERLAKLAGGVAVINVGAATETELKEKKHRVEDALSATRAAIEEGIIPGGGLSLIQVVNVLEQKDLANLDEEEKVGYAIVRRALEEPVRQIAHNAGLDGAVVAERAKHEKKGIGFDAYNMEWVDLVKAGIIDPAKVTRSALENAASIASLFLTTQCAITDLPEKEDAGAAAAAGGMGGMGGMGMGGMM, encoded by the coding sequence ATGGCTAAACAGCTGAAGTTCGACGAAGATGCGCGCAGAGCGCTGCTGCGGGGGGTTGAAAAACTCTCGAGTGCGGTAAAGGTGACCCTGGGGCCGCGGGGACGAAACGTGCTGCTGGACAAAAAGTTCGGTGCGCCGACCGTAACCAAAGACGGAGTTTCGGTCGCGAAGGAAATCGAGCTTGAGGATGCGTTCGAAAACATGGGTGCTCAGCTGGTCAAGGAAGTTGCCAGCAAGACCAATGATGTCGCAGGTGATGGTACCACCACCGCAACCGTGCTGGCTCACAGCATCGTTGTCGAGGGGCTCAAGCGCGTTGCTGCCGGCATCAACCCGATGTCCCTCAAGCGGGGTATCGATGCTGCTGTGGTCGATGCGGTAGCAGAGATCAAGAAGCTCAAGAAGGATATCAAGGACAAGGAAGAAATCGCACAGGTTGCTGCTATCTCGGCCAACAACGACAAGGAGATCGGTCAGGAGATTGCCGGTGCAATGGAAAAGGTCGGCAAGGACGGTGTTATCACCGTAGAAGAGTCCAAGACCATCGAGACCACCACCGATTTCGTGGAGGGGATGCAGTTTGATCGCGGCTATCTGTCGCCGTACTTCGCAACCAACCGCGACAACATGACCACCACCTTTGATGATCCCTACATCCTGATCTACGACAAGAAGATCTCCAACATGAAGGAGCTTCTGCCGGTACTGGAGAAGGTTGCTCAGGCCAACAAGGCCCTGCTGATCATCGCCGAGGACGTGGACGGCGAGGCACTGGCTACCCTGGTGGTAAATACCATTCGCGGTACCCTGCAGGCTGTGGCGGTCAAGGCACCCGGCTTTGGCGATCGCCGCAAGGCTATGCTGGAGGATATTGCTATCCTGACCGGTGGTCAGGTTATCAGTGAAGAGCTGGGACTCAAGCTGGAAAATGCTGATCTGAACATGCTGGGTCGGGCCAAGCGCGTCAAGGTTGACAAGGAGAATACCACCCTTATCAACGGCGAAGGCAAGGCTGCGGACATCAAGGATCGCATTGCCCAGATCAAGGCCCAGATTGACGCGACCGAGTCCGACTATGATCGCGAGAAGCTGCAGGAGCGTCTGGCCAAGCTGGCTGGCGGTGTTGCGGTTATCAATGTTGGTGCGGCAACCGAGACCGAGCTCAAGGAAAAGAAGCATCGCGTTGAGGATGCCCTGTCGGCAACCCGGGCCGCTATCGAGGAGGGGATTATCCCCGGCGGTGGTCTGAGCCTGATCCAGGTAGTCAATGTCCTGGAGCAGAAGGATCTGGCCAACCTGGACGAGGAAGAAAAAGTCGGGTATGCAATCGTTCGACGTGCACTCGAAGAGCCGGTACGGCAGATTGCCCACAATGCCGGTCTTGACGGTGCGGTTGTTGCCGAGCGCGCCAAGCACGAGAAGAAGGGGATCGGTTTCGATGCCTATAACATGGAGTGGGTTGACCTGGTGAAAGCCGGAATCATCGACCCGGCCAAGGTTACCCGATCAGCCCTGGAAAACGCGGCTTCTATTGCAAGCCTGTTCCTGACTACCCAGTGTGCCATCACCGATCTCCCCGAGAAGGAAGATGCTGGTGCTGCAGCTGCTGCTGGCGGCATGGGCGGCATGGGCGGCATGGGTATGGGCGGCATGATGTAA